The DNA segment GAAGGACTGCGTGATCTCGACCACATTGTTGTTCACACGGACGCCGGAGCCGTCCGCGGCGGCGGGGCGGGCGCGAATGGCGAGCCATGCCGCGACGAAGCCCACGATGGCGGTCACCAGCGCGTAAGCGGCCCACAGGCCGATCTTCACGCCGAGCTGCGTCCACACCACCGACTGGAAGCCGAGCTGGCCGTACCACATCAGATCGGTGATGAAACGCGACAAGCCGAAGAACAAGCCGACGATAATGGCGAGTGCGAGAACCACGCCGATGAGGATCTTCGTCCCCTGCCCGCCCGACTGGGCCGGTTTGCGTGTGATACGCGGCATATTGGGCCTGCTGTTGCGGGAGCCCGGCTGGTTCGGCGCACCGGAACCGGCATCGTCGCCATCGGTTTCGATATTGACGACGATCGGGTCATCATTGGGATTGGAGTTGGGGTTTTTACGGTTACGGTTCGGATTGCGCGGATCGAAATCCGGATCGAACATACCGAACATATCAAAGAAGGACATGTCTCCAAGAGTACAGATAGGTGCAGAGTGCGACCGATGTTCGCTGGGAACTGAAATCCGCGAGGCATTCCACCGATCGATACGCCGATCAACGCATCGACCAATACGTGCGCAGGCCGGGCGCGCATCCGTGCAGGCACGGCGAACATGCAAGCGCGGAACCACCGCACGCCCGGCACCTCGGGTATTCTCGGATGGGAACACTTGAGGAGGGACCATTCATGACCACCGTCTCCACCGCACGCGACCGACGCATCACACGCGCTCTGCGCATCATCGCCGCACTGACCGCCATCGCGATGATCGCCACGATCGCGGGCCTCGGACTGGTATGGGTGCGCGTTCACAACACCGCAAACCCGGCAGGCTCCCCGCAATCGGCAACGACGGCATCGCACCTCGACACGTTACGGCGGTCGGCCGCTCCGCAACCGGACATAACACCTGCCGCCAAGGCGAAGCGCACGGTTGCGGCGATGAGCATGGAGGAGCGCGTGGGGCAGCTGGTCATGGCTCCCCTCAACGCGGGAACCGATCCTTCGAGTCTGGCGAGCACGATCCGTGACAGGCATGTAGGCTCGGTGCTTATCATCGGCAACTGGAACAACGGCGTCGCCAGCGTGCGGCAGGCCACCGACGCCCTGCAATCCTATGCGCCGGCGAATATCAAGCTGCTGATGACCACCGATCAGGAGGGCGGCCTGGTCCAGCACTTGCAAGGCTCTGGATTCTCCACCATGCCCAGTGCGGTCGAGCAAGGACGGATGAGCACCGATCAGCTGCGCCAGTCGGCGGCCGTCTGGGGGAATCAATTGGCACAGGCCGGCATCAACGTCGACCTGGCACCGGTGGTCGGCACCGTAACCGTGCCACGCGCATCAAATGCGCCAATCGGCGCGCTGAACCGCGACTTCGGGCTGGACGCCGCGGGCAATGCCGCACACGCCAGCGCCTTCGTGCTGGGCATGCGGGATTCCGGCGTGGCAACCTCGATCAAACACTATCCCAGTCTCGGCTCGGTGACGGGCAATACCGATTTCACCGCGGACGGGATCCTCGACACCACCACCGTGCTGGACGGTGACGTGGTCAACGCGTTCGGCACGGTGATCACCGACACGCAACCGGCCATGGTGATGATGTCACTCGCCACCTATCAGGCCATTGACGCAAGCGCCCCGGCCGCATTCTCCCCCACGATCATCGACGGCTATCTGCGTGCCCGGCAGGGATATCAGGGCGTGGTGACCTCGGACTCGCTGTCCGCCGCGGCATTGGGAGGTATTTCCCCCGACCAGTTGGGCGTGCGACTGGTGGAGGCTGGCGGTGACCTCGCCTGCATCGGAGCGGCGGACTATGTCACACCGATTCTCGACGGTCTGAACGCCAAGGCCACAACCGACGCCGCATTCGCCGCCAAGGTGACACGCAGCGCCGAACGCGTGCTGACGCTGAAATATCAGATGGGCCTGGCCCACTAGCCGCAACCGAGCCTCGGCAGGATTCATGCTGAATCACGACACATGGGATCGCATATTGTCGTGAACCGCTGCGGCACGCCACGGATCATTATGCGAGGAACCGGCTTACTCGCGGTACAAGCCGTGCTTGCCGATGTACTGCACCACACCGTCCGGAACCAGATACCAGACAGGCTCGCTGTGCCGGGCACGCCTGCGCACGTCGGTCGAGCTGATCGCCAACGCCGGAATCTCCAACGTGTCGACCTTGCCCTCCGGCAATTTGACGCCTGCCGGAGAGGAATACCCCGGACGTGTGACGGCCACGAAATGGGCAAGATCCCACATGCGGTCGGCATCCTTCCACTGCATGATCTCCGCGACCGCGTCCGCGCCGGTGATAAAGAA comes from the Bifidobacterium angulatum DSM 20098 = JCM 7096 genome and includes:
- a CDS encoding glycoside hydrolase family 3 N-terminal domain-containing protein, with protein sequence MTTVSTARDRRITRALRIIAALTAIAMIATIAGLGLVWVRVHNTANPAGSPQSATTASHLDTLRRSAAPQPDITPAAKAKRTVAAMSMEERVGQLVMAPLNAGTDPSSLASTIRDRHVGSVLIIGNWNNGVASVRQATDALQSYAPANIKLLMTTDQEGGLVQHLQGSGFSTMPSAVEQGRMSTDQLRQSAAVWGNQLAQAGINVDLAPVVGTVTVPRASNAPIGALNRDFGLDAAGNAAHASAFVLGMRDSGVATSIKHYPSLGSVTGNTDFTADGILDTTTVLDGDVVNAFGTVITDTQPAMVMMSLATYQAIDASAPAAFSPTIIDGYLRARQGYQGVVTSDSLSAAALGGISPDQLGVRLVEAGGDLACIGAADYVTPILDGLNAKATTDAAFAAKVTRSAERVLTLKYQMGLAH